In Achromobacter spanius, the following proteins share a genomic window:
- a CDS encoding amino acid permease, protein MQTPISDSGATPASQNQLHRVLKARHLTMIALGGAIGTGLFVASGAAIAEAGPGGALLVYLVIGLMVYFIMTSLGELATFMPVSGSFCTYASRYVDPGFGFALGWNFWVSWATVVAVDVVAAQLVMAYWLPDTPGWIWSVAFLALTFGLNAFSARSFGEAEYWFALIKVVAVLCFIAVGLGMLVGIIHGGDQVGLANWTIGDAPFVGNAATWVGVAMVVAYSFQGTELVGVAAGESENPRRNVPRAINSVFWRILLFYVLAILIIGLLLPYTDPQLLRNDVEDIAVSPFTLVFQHAGLLSAATVMNAVILTSVLSAGNSGMYAATRMLFNMAAEGQAPAVFKRLTSKGVPLYALLATTALACLCLFSVVYSPKAVYIWLLNFAGMTEFIVWLSIAMSHYRFRQGYVRHGYDTADLPYKAGLFPFGPVLAFVLCLVVTLGQNYQAFLQDRIDWIGVVSTYLAIPLFLALWIGHRVVKKSRWVRYGDMRFYGLDRDHG, encoded by the coding sequence ATGCAAACACCGATTTCCGATTCTGGCGCCACGCCCGCCAGCCAGAATCAGCTGCACCGCGTGCTCAAGGCGCGCCACCTGACGATGATAGCGCTGGGCGGAGCCATCGGCACCGGCCTGTTCGTGGCCTCCGGCGCGGCCATTGCCGAAGCGGGTCCGGGCGGCGCCCTGCTCGTCTACCTGGTGATTGGCCTGATGGTCTACTTCATCATGACGAGCCTGGGCGAACTGGCCACCTTCATGCCGGTGTCGGGCTCGTTCTGCACCTATGCATCACGCTACGTGGACCCCGGCTTCGGCTTTGCGCTGGGCTGGAACTTCTGGGTCAGTTGGGCCACGGTCGTCGCCGTGGACGTGGTGGCCGCCCAACTGGTCATGGCGTACTGGCTGCCGGACACGCCGGGCTGGATCTGGAGCGTGGCGTTTTTAGCGCTGACCTTCGGGCTGAACGCCTTTTCGGCGCGCAGTTTCGGCGAGGCCGAATACTGGTTCGCCCTGATCAAGGTGGTGGCCGTGCTGTGCTTCATTGCCGTCGGCCTGGGCATGCTGGTGGGCATCATCCACGGCGGCGACCAGGTCGGGCTGGCGAACTGGACCATCGGCGACGCGCCCTTCGTGGGCAACGCGGCCACCTGGGTGGGCGTGGCGATGGTGGTGGCCTATTCCTTCCAGGGCACCGAACTGGTGGGCGTGGCGGCAGGCGAATCCGAAAACCCGCGCCGCAACGTGCCGCGCGCCATCAATAGCGTGTTCTGGCGCATCCTGCTGTTCTACGTGCTGGCCATTTTGATCATCGGCCTGCTGCTGCCCTATACCGACCCGCAATTGCTGCGCAACGACGTCGAGGACATCGCCGTCAGCCCGTTCACGCTGGTGTTCCAGCATGCGGGACTGCTGTCGGCCGCCACCGTGATGAACGCGGTGATCCTGACGTCGGTGCTGTCGGCCGGCAATTCGGGCATGTACGCCGCCACCCGCATGCTGTTCAACATGGCGGCCGAAGGCCAGGCCCCGGCGGTGTTCAAGCGGCTGACGTCCAAGGGCGTGCCGCTGTACGCGCTGCTGGCCACCACGGCGCTGGCCTGCCTGTGCCTGTTTAGCGTGGTGTACAGCCCGAAGGCGGTCTATATCTGGCTGCTGAATTTTGCGGGCATGACGGAATTCATCGTGTGGCTGAGCATCGCGATGAGCCATTACCGGTTTCGCCAGGGTTACGTCAGGCACGGCTACGACACGGCCGATCTGCCCTACAAGGCCGGCCTGTTTCCCTTTGGCCCGGTGCTGGCCTTTGTGCTGTGCCTGGTGGTGACGCTGGGGCAGAACTACCAGGCGTTCCTGCAAGATCGCATCGACTGGATCGGGGTGGTGTCCACGTATCTGGCCATTCCGCTGTTCCTGGCGCTGTGGATCGGGCACCGCGTGGTGAAGAAGTCGCGCTGGGTGCGCTACGGAGACATGCGCTTTTATGGGCTGGATCGGGACCACGGCTAG
- a CDS encoding I78 family peptidase inhibitor, producing the protein MIRKLIPFILVASLTACANTGTSSSSAPAASSSSSSSSSSDSTSGGASYGGSTSGSAMPGYGTKTCDAAALQSQIGQKATTSSMEDLRTRSGSSTARILRPGQLVTMEYNATRLNLIVDDKDVMTAIRCG; encoded by the coding sequence ATGATCCGCAAGCTGATCCCTTTCATTCTGGTTGCCAGCCTGACCGCATGCGCCAACACTGGAACGTCGTCGTCCAGCGCACCGGCAGCCTCCAGCTCCTCCAGTTCATCGTCCTCGTCCGACAGCACGTCGGGCGGCGCCTCCTATGGCGGGTCAACCTCTGGCTCGGCCATGCCGGGCTACGGCACCAAAACCTGCGACGCGGCCGCGCTGCAATCGCAAATTGGCCAAAAGGCCACCACGTCCTCGATGGAAGACCTGCGTACCCGCAGCGGCAGCAGCACGGCTCGCATCCTGCGCCCCGGCCAACTCGTCACCATGGAATACAACGCCACCCGTTTGAACCTGATCG
- the ypfH gene encoding esterase, producing the protein MASTGSLEFLPEAGVDVRQLFILLHGVGGSPDNLRPLADAVRAAFPMAAVLAPEGFEPFDGGGAGRQWFSVRGISEDNRAERVAAAMPPLEAYVRQAQARFKLLQSDTAVAGFSQGAIMALELVQAHDGMAGRVIAFAGRYAQLPKAAPQFTTLHLLHGADDPVMNVSHIQAAQARLEALHGDSTIDIASHVGHELHPALIERAIVRLQTCVPLRSWEAALGLNQTPPDGATVH; encoded by the coding sequence ATGGCATCTACCGGTTCACTTGAATTCCTTCCCGAGGCGGGCGTCGACGTGCGCCAGTTGTTCATCCTGCTGCATGGTGTGGGCGGGTCACCCGATAACCTGCGGCCATTGGCCGACGCCGTGCGCGCGGCCTTCCCGATGGCGGCGGTGCTGGCGCCCGAAGGTTTCGAGCCCTTTGACGGCGGCGGCGCGGGGCGGCAGTGGTTTTCGGTGCGTGGCATCAGCGAAGACAACCGCGCCGAGCGCGTGGCGGCGGCCATGCCGCCCCTGGAAGCCTATGTGCGCCAGGCGCAAGCCCGCTTCAAGCTGTTGCAGTCGGACACCGCGGTGGCGGGCTTTTCGCAGGGCGCCATCATGGCGCTGGAGTTGGTGCAGGCCCACGACGGCATGGCCGGGCGCGTCATCGCGTTTGCGGGCCGCTATGCGCAATTGCCGAAGGCCGCGCCGCAATTCACCACCCTGCATCTGCTGCACGGCGCCGACGACCCGGTCATGAACGTGTCTCACATCCAGGCCGCGCAAGCCCGGCTGGAAGCGCTGCACGGGGATTCCACCATCGACATCGCCAGCCACGTCGGCCACGAATTGCATCCCGCCCTGATCGAACGCGCCATCGTCCGCTTGCAGACCTGCGTGCCGCTGCGAAGCTGGGAAGCGGCCCTGGGTCTGAACCAGACGCCGCCTGATGGCGCCACGGTGCATTGA
- a CDS encoding error-prone DNA polymerase, with translation MQDDPHDAPYDAPDPSELLATLPGYAELQCQSNFSFLQGASHPEELVARAAELGYAALALTDECSLAGVVRAHMEAKTQKLPLIIGATFQLRAAPDAAPLGLTLLAQTREGYGNLSELITLARTRAPKGEYRLAPDDLTHPPKGSEHLRQVPECLVILTPAYGTDADRLAEQARWLARVFPNRAWVGLNLLYRSRDDQHRAAVEHAARQADLPIVAVGQVQMHVRSRKPLHDTLAGIRTRQPVAQCGYELSENAEQHLRTRMRLANLYPPDALAQTLVVARRCAFSLDELRYEYPDEVVPPGHTPATYLRQETLAGAARRFPAGVPENVAGQIERELDLIGDLRYEAYFLTVYDIVQYARSQGILCQGRGSAANSAVCYCLGITAVDPVRGNNLFERFISKERNEPPDIDVDFEHQRREEVIQYIYNKYGRDRAALTAVVISYRPRSVLRDTGSALGVDLGVIDAVARAHQWWDGKKEMLRTLGTCGLDPESRVARQWASLAQTMMGFPRHLSQHPGGFVISRGKLSRLVPIENAAMPDRSVVQWDKDDLDALKLLKVDVLALGMLSALRRTLELAGQRRGQPLALQDIPEGDVPTYDMICDADTVGVFQIESRAQMTMLPRLRPRKYYDLVVQVAIVRPGPIQGGMVHPYLRRRQGKEDETYPSEKVRGVLSRTMGVPIFQEQVMQIAVVAAGFTPGEADQLRRSMAAWKRKGGVDKFRVKLVGGLLAHGYTLEFAEALFRQVEGFGEYGFPESHAASFALLAYFSSWLKRHEPEAFLAALLNSQPMGFYAPAQLVQDARRHGVCVLPADVTVSGWDSALETLPDDHPGAQRRPRPHSPPPEETRPAVRLGLSLIQGMREDAVRRIEEARGQAPFTDTGDLARRAGLNRHDLNALAAGDALRTLAGHRRQASWQAAASVQSRDLLRDAAIVETQAPQLSAPSENQTVAADYRSLGLTLHSHPVALLRAQLAARNFQPAEVLNSYPDKRVARACGIVTVRQRPQTSKGVIFVTLEDETGPVNVVVRPELIERQRRELLGAKLLGVYGAWQNVDGVRHLIAQRLVDLSDLLGGLAAHSRNFH, from the coding sequence ATGCAAGACGACCCTCACGACGCCCCCTACGACGCCCCCGACCCGTCCGAACTGTTGGCAACGCTGCCCGGCTACGCCGAGCTGCAATGCCAGTCGAACTTTTCATTCCTGCAAGGCGCCTCGCACCCGGAAGAGCTGGTCGCCCGCGCCGCCGAACTGGGCTACGCCGCCCTGGCGCTGACCGACGAATGCTCGCTGGCCGGCGTGGTGCGCGCCCACATGGAAGCCAAGACCCAGAAGCTGCCGCTGATCATCGGCGCCACGTTCCAGTTGCGCGCCGCGCCCGACGCCGCCCCGCTGGGCCTGACCCTGTTGGCGCAAACCCGCGAAGGCTACGGCAACCTGTCCGAACTCATCACGCTGGCCCGCACCCGTGCGCCCAAGGGCGAATACCGCTTGGCCCCCGACGACCTGACCCATCCGCCCAAGGGCTCCGAGCACCTGCGCCAGGTACCGGAATGCCTGGTCATCCTGACCCCCGCCTACGGCACCGACGCCGACCGCCTGGCCGAGCAGGCACGCTGGTTGGCGCGCGTGTTTCCCAACCGCGCCTGGGTCGGGCTGAACCTGCTGTACCGGTCGCGCGACGACCAGCACCGCGCCGCCGTCGAACATGCCGCGCGCCAGGCCGATCTGCCCATTGTGGCGGTGGGCCAGGTGCAGATGCATGTGCGATCGCGCAAGCCCCTGCACGACACGCTGGCCGGCATCCGCACGCGCCAGCCCGTGGCCCAATGCGGCTACGAATTATCCGAAAACGCCGAACAGCATCTGCGCACCCGCATGCGCCTGGCCAATCTGTATCCGCCCGATGCGCTGGCGCAAACGCTGGTGGTGGCGCGCCGCTGCGCGTTTTCGCTGGACGAACTGCGCTACGAATACCCCGACGAGGTCGTGCCGCCCGGCCACACGCCCGCCACCTATCTGCGCCAGGAAACCCTGGCCGGCGCCGCCCGCCGCTTTCCCGCCGGGGTCCCGGAAAACGTGGCGGGTCAGATCGAAAGAGAGCTCGATCTGATCGGCGACCTGCGCTACGAAGCCTACTTCCTGACCGTCTACGACATCGTCCAGTACGCGCGCAGCCAGGGCATCCTGTGCCAGGGCCGGGGGTCGGCCGCCAACTCCGCCGTCTGTTATTGCCTGGGCATTACCGCGGTGGACCCGGTGCGCGGCAACAACCTGTTTGAACGTTTCATAAGTAAAGAGCGCAACGAACCACCCGACATAGACGTAGATTTTGAGCACCAGCGCCGCGAAGAAGTCATCCAGTACATCTACAACAAATACGGACGCGACCGCGCCGCCCTGACCGCCGTGGTCATTTCGTATCGCCCACGCAGCGTGCTGCGCGACACCGGCAGCGCGCTGGGCGTAGACCTGGGCGTGATCGACGCCGTGGCGCGCGCGCACCAATGGTGGGACGGCAAAAAGGAAATGCTGCGCACACTGGGCACCTGCGGACTGGACCCGGAATCCCGCGTGGCGCGGCAATGGGCGTCGCTGGCGCAAACCATGATGGGCTTTCCGCGCCACCTGTCGCAGCATCCGGGCGGCTTCGTGATTTCACGCGGCAAGCTGTCGCGCCTGGTGCCCATTGAAAACGCCGCCATGCCGGACCGCAGCGTCGTGCAATGGGACAAGGACGACCTGGACGCGCTGAAGCTGTTGAAAGTCGACGTGCTGGCGCTGGGCATGCTGTCGGCCTTGCGCCGCACCCTGGAACTGGCCGGCCAGCGCCGTGGCCAACCGCTGGCGCTGCAAGACATCCCCGAAGGCGACGTCCCCACCTACGACATGATCTGCGACGCCGACACGGTGGGCGTGTTCCAGATCGAATCGCGCGCGCAGATGACCATGCTGCCCCGCCTGCGGCCGCGTAAATACTACGACCTGGTCGTGCAGGTGGCCATCGTGCGCCCCGGCCCGATCCAGGGCGGCATGGTCCACCCCTACCTGCGTCGGCGCCAGGGCAAGGAAGACGAAACCTATCCCAGCGAAAAAGTGCGCGGTGTGCTCAGCCGGACCATGGGCGTCCCCATCTTCCAGGAACAGGTGATGCAGATCGCGGTGGTGGCCGCGGGGTTCACGCCGGGCGAGGCCGACCAGTTGCGCCGGTCCATGGCCGCCTGGAAACGCAAGGGCGGCGTGGACAAATTCCGCGTCAAGCTGGTGGGCGGCCTGCTGGCGCACGGCTACACGCTGGAATTCGCCGAAGCGCTGTTCCGGCAGGTAGAGGGGTTTGGCGAATACGGCTTTCCGGAAAGCCATGCCGCCAGCTTCGCGCTGCTGGCGTACTTCAGTTCCTGGCTCAAACGCCACGAACCCGAAGCCTTTCTGGCCGCCCTGCTCAATTCCCAGCCCATGGGTTTCTACGCGCCCGCGCAACTGGTGCAGGACGCCCGCCGCCACGGCGTCTGCGTGCTGCCCGCCGACGTCACCGTCAGCGGCTGGGATTCGGCGCTGGAAACCCTGCCCGACGACCACCCCGGCGCCCAGCGACGCCCGCGCCCGCATTCACCGCCCCCCGAAGAGACCCGCCCCGCCGTCCGGCTGGGTCTGAGCCTGATCCAGGGCATGCGGGAAGACGCCGTGCGCCGCATCGAAGAGGCTCGCGGGCAGGCGCCTTTTACCGACACCGGCGACCTGGCCCGCCGCGCCGGGCTGAACCGCCACGACCTGAACGCCTTGGCCGCCGGCGACGCGTTGCGCACCCTTGCCGGCCACCGCCGCCAGGCCAGTTGGCAAGCCGCCGCCAGCGTCCAAAGCCGCGACCTGCTGCGTGACGCCGCCATCGTGGAAACCCAGGCCCCCCAGTTGTCGGCCCCTTCGGAAAACCAGACCGTGGCCGCCGACTACCGCAGCCTGGGGCTGACGCTACACAGCCACCCGGTCGCCCTGTTGCGCGCGCAACTTGCCGCCCGCAATTTCCAGCCGGCCGAGGTCCTGAACAGCTACCCCGACAAGCGCGTGGCCCGCGCCTGCGGCATCGTCACCGTGCGCCAGCGGCCCCAAACCTCCAAGGGCGTGATCTTCGTCACGCTGGAAGACGAAACCGGCCCCGTCAACGTGGTCGTGCGCCCGGAACTCATCGAACGCCAGCGCCGCGAACTCCTGGGCGCCAAATTGCTGGGCGTCTACGGCGCCTGGCAGAACGTGGACGGCGTACGCCACCTGATCGCGCAACGCCTGGTGGACCTGTCCGACCTGCTGGGCGGGCTGGCGGCCCATAGCCGGAATTTTCATTGA
- a CDS encoding Y-family DNA polymerase, producing the protein MRLWIAAFLRCLPLDVLRPHWPHEEHAFAVLDQERVAALTPAARQAGVKPGMRRAGAAAIAPQVELLPRQPQAEADTLHGAALALLQYTPEIALGDADTVLLNVGASLMFFGGPRTLARRIRATLGALDVRVSLGMAPTARGAWLLAHRPGRRVPRRTLTLPTLTRRLDALPLALLPQAQARLDWLGDIGCHTFADLRALPRAGLQRRSTPDLLPALDAAYGQAPELYRWIEPPNQFSRRIELMDYVEHTDAVLAVARRLAEQLGGWLTARQLAVRRVVLSMEHERGRHARPPTELELALAQPVWQAPQILHLLREKLNHVTLEAPVIAVSLLAPDTVEQPAVSTTLFPEPGGTAADHARLLDLLVARLGRDQVRHAHPTPDHRPEAANSWGDALATPRPPQPLPPLLDRPFWLLETPLALKLSGHRPQYGGQPLRLVRGPERIESGWWDPALTVRDYFVAEDAASARYWIYRERDAEHARWFLHGLYA; encoded by the coding sequence ATGCGCCTCTGGATCGCCGCCTTCCTGCGCTGCCTGCCGCTGGACGTACTACGCCCGCACTGGCCGCATGAGGAACACGCCTTCGCCGTCCTGGACCAGGAACGCGTTGCCGCCCTCACCCCCGCCGCCCGCCAGGCCGGCGTCAAGCCGGGCATGCGCCGCGCGGGCGCGGCGGCCATCGCCCCGCAGGTGGAACTCCTGCCGCGCCAGCCGCAGGCCGAAGCCGACACCCTGCACGGCGCGGCGCTGGCGCTGCTGCAATACACCCCCGAAATTGCCTTGGGCGATGCCGACACCGTGCTCTTGAACGTAGGCGCCAGCCTGATGTTCTTCGGCGGCCCGCGCACGCTGGCTCGGCGCATACGCGCCACCTTGGGCGCGCTGGATGTGCGTGTCTCCCTGGGCATGGCGCCCACCGCCCGGGGCGCCTGGCTGCTGGCGCACCGCCCCGGCCGCCGCGTGCCCCGGCGCACCCTCACCCTGCCCACCCTGACCCGCCGGCTGGACGCGCTGCCGCTGGCGCTGCTGCCCCAGGCCCAGGCGCGGCTGGACTGGCTGGGCGATATCGGCTGCCACACCTTCGCTGACCTGCGCGCCCTGCCGCGCGCCGGCCTGCAACGGCGCAGCACGCCGGACCTGCTGCCGGCCCTGGACGCCGCCTATGGCCAGGCGCCGGAGCTGTATCGCTGGATTGAACCGCCCAACCAGTTCTCCCGGCGCATCGAACTCATGGACTACGTCGAGCACACCGACGCCGTGCTGGCCGTGGCGCGCCGCCTGGCCGAACAACTTGGCGGCTGGCTCACCGCGCGGCAACTGGCGGTGCGGCGCGTGGTGCTCAGCATGGAACACGAACGCGGCCGCCATGCCCGCCCGCCCACCGAACTGGAACTGGCGCTGGCACAACCAGTCTGGCAGGCGCCGCAAATCCTGCACTTGCTGCGCGAAAAGCTGAACCACGTCACGCTGGAAGCGCCCGTCATTGCCGTGTCCCTATTGGCGCCCGACACCGTTGAGCAACCCGCCGTCAGCACCACGCTGTTTCCCGAACCCGGCGGCACCGCGGCCGACCACGCCCGCCTGCTGGACCTGCTGGTGGCCCGGCTGGGCCGCGATCAGGTGCGCCACGCCCACCCCACGCCCGACCACCGCCCCGAAGCCGCGAACTCCTGGGGCGACGCGCTGGCCACCCCGCGCCCGCCCCAGCCCCTGCCGCCCTTGCTGGACCGCCCCTTCTGGCTGCTGGAAACGCCGCTGGCCCTGAAACTGTCGGGCCATCGCCCCCAATACGGCGGCCAGCCGCTGCGGCTGGTGCGCGGGCCGGAACGCATCGAAAGCGGCTGGTGGGACCCCGCCCTGACCGTGCGCGACTACTTCGTCGCCGAAGACGCGGCGTCGGCGCGTTACTGGATCTACCGCGAACGCGACGCTGAACACGCGCGCTGGTTCCTGCACGGGCTCTACGCCTGA
- the imuA gene encoding translesion DNA synthesis-associated protein ImuA yields MMTPERIHPALWRATQLAKGAARNLPTGHASLSAELPDGGWPLGSLIELLTPHPGVGEIRLLRPALAQLETRRPIALVQPPHRPHIASWMSWRLDPRQLLWVAPQKPVDTLWATEQILKNGSCGALICWLPHVRPESLRRLHLAAQASDLLFIAIRPASAAQNATPAPLRLALAPAPGGLSVHILKRRGPVCDTPLYVGLEPGAPTPSSPRHAPLDRRLPALPAAGRTTPALAA; encoded by the coding sequence ATGATGACCCCTGAACGCATCCATCCCGCGTTGTGGCGCGCCACCCAGTTGGCCAAAGGCGCCGCGCGCAACCTGCCCACCGGGCACGCTTCGCTTTCCGCCGAGCTGCCGGACGGCGGCTGGCCGCTGGGATCCCTGATCGAACTACTGACCCCGCACCCCGGCGTGGGCGAAATCCGCCTGCTGCGCCCGGCCCTGGCCCAATTGGAAACGCGCCGCCCCATTGCGCTGGTGCAACCACCGCACCGGCCCCACATCGCCAGTTGGATGAGCTGGCGGCTGGATCCCCGGCAATTGCTGTGGGTGGCCCCGCAAAAACCTGTCGATACCCTCTGGGCCACGGAACAAATCCTGAAAAACGGCAGTTGCGGCGCCCTGATCTGCTGGCTGCCGCATGTGCGCCCTGAATCCCTGCGCCGCCTGCATCTGGCGGCCCAGGCCAGCGACCTGCTCTTTATCGCCATCCGCCCGGCCAGCGCCGCGCAGAACGCCACCCCCGCCCCCTTGCGGCTGGCGCTTGCGCCCGCCCCGGGCGGCTTGTCCGTCCATATTCTGAAGCGCCGGGGGCCTGTCTGCGACACCCCGCTGTACGTGGGCCTGGAGCCCGGCGCGCCGACACCGTCTTCCCCCCGCCATGCGCCTCTGGATCGCCGCCTTCCTGCGCTGCCTGCCGCTGGACGTACTACGCCCGCACTGGCCGCATGA